A single region of the Triticum dicoccoides isolate Atlit2015 ecotype Zavitan chromosome 2B, WEW_v2.0, whole genome shotgun sequence genome encodes:
- the LOC119368548 gene encoding cyclin-B1-1-like — protein MRRRTPGIQREQILGTEMAILNTLEWNLSVPTHYVFLSSFARASSSSHPKNDEEMENMVFFFAELALLQYALVLSKPSMVAAAAVYAARLTLKRTPLWTETLKHHTGFTESQLMDSVKILVTAHSAAPASKLKVVYEKYSSEKLGGVALRPPALDFCK, from the exons ATGAGGAGGAGGACGCCTGGGATCCAGAG GGAGCAGATACTGGGGACGGAGATGGCCATTCTGAACACGCTTGAATGGAACCTGTCAGTTCCTACACATTACGTGTTCCTTTCAAGCTTTGCCAGGGCCTCGTCCTCCTCACATCCGAAGAACGATGAGGAG ATGGAGAACATGGTGTTCTTTTTTGCTGAACTGGCGCTGCTGCAGTATGCGCTGGTGCTGTCCAAGCCCTccatggttgctgctgctgctgtctaTGCAGCCAGGCTCACACTCAAGAGGACGCCTCTATGGACTGAGACTCTCAAGCACCATACTGGCTTTACCGAGTCACAGCTAAT GGATAGTGTAAAGATCCTGGTGACCGCGCACTCGGCTGCCCCTGCGAGCAAGTTGAAGGTGGTGTACGAGAAGTATTCCAGCGAAAAGTTAGGAGGAGTGGCCCTGCGCCCACCTGCACTCGACTTCTGCAAATAA